Proteins co-encoded in one Quercus robur chromosome 8, dhQueRobu3.1, whole genome shotgun sequence genomic window:
- the LOC126695369 gene encoding protein translation factor SUI1 homolog 1-like: protein MSELDPQIPNPFDPFAEANAEDSSAGTKEYVHVRVQQRNGRKSLTTVQGLKKEYSYNKILKDLKKEFCCNGTVVQDPELGQVIQLQGDQRKNVSTFLVQAGIVKKEHIKIHGF, encoded by the exons ATGTCTGAACTCGACCCTCAGATTCCCAATCCTTTTG ATCCCTTTGCTGAGGCAAATGCTGAGGACTCAAGTGCCGGGACAAAAGAGTATGTTCATGTGCGTGTACAGCAGCGTAATGGGAGGAAAAGCTTGACTACTGTGCAAGGGTTGAAGAAGGAATACAGCTATAACAAGATACTAAAGGACCTTAAGAAAGAGTTCTGCTGTAATGGTACTGTTGTCCAGGATCCAGAGCTAGGCCAG GTTATACAACTTCAGGGAGATCAGAGGAAGAATGTTTCCACCTTCCTTGTGCAG GCTGGCATTGTGAAGAAGGAACATATCAAGATTCATGGTTTTTGA